In the genome of Desulfovibrio desulfuricans, one region contains:
- a CDS encoding Crp/Fnr family transcriptional regulator → MEKRGICGGRSLAFKEMREMNSEWRSVLHLGRRLVWSKGHRVPFGRELYFLDRGKVRLTNQNMEGVEKILWYIQEGCVFGETPFFDPMPAESYFSCVTECVSYAFSAESLSEIRQEHPHLLINLLCSMSRKLRVLSNQASSLYLDNVLARTCKFLAQHIIPGSDPLTVDMGVSKQEMASLLGVHRISLYKILRQQEESGLFGPFSGKTVTILRPEEFFLLAES, encoded by the coding sequence ATGGAAAAGCGCGGCATCTGCGGCGGGCGCAGTCTGGCCTTCAAAGAAATGCGCGAGATGAATTCTGAATGGCGGTCAGTGCTGCATCTGGGGCGAAGGTTGGTGTGGTCCAAGGGGCATCGCGTGCCGTTTGGCCGCGAACTGTACTTTTTGGATCGCGGCAAGGTACGGCTGACAAACCAGAACATGGAGGGAGTGGAAAAAATCCTCTGGTATATTCAGGAGGGCTGTGTTTTTGGCGAGACGCCTTTTTTTGATCCCATGCCGGCAGAAAGCTATTTTTCTTGCGTAACTGAATGCGTGAGTTATGCTTTTTCTGCAGAAAGCCTGAGCGAAATTCGGCAGGAGCATCCGCACCTGCTCATAAACCTGTTGTGCTCCATGTCGCGCAAGCTGCGGGTGCTTTCAAACCAGGCATCGTCGCTGTATCTCGACAACGTGCTGGCGCGAACCTGCAAATTTTTGGCGCAGCATATTATTCCTGGCAGCGACCCCCTCACTGTGGACATGGGGGTTTCAAAACAGGAGATGGCCAGCCTTTTGGGCGTGCACAGAATCTCTTTGTACAAAATCCTGCGGCAGCAGGAGGAGAGCGGGCTGTTCGGGCCTTTTTCGGGCAAGACGGTAACAATCCTGCGGCCCGAGGAGTTTTTTTTGCTGGCCGAAAGCTGA
- a CDS encoding outer membrane homotrimeric porin — protein sequence MMKKLGILLLAAGLLLGSAPQCRAINFDVKGSWQFAFDYINGGNFMGKDRTGNHVTGQQWAAMHQQRDEFEAIQRLHLQLQAKASEDLAGTVFFEIGEQRWGMAAQGGALGSDGNNVVKVKNAYIDWLVPNTPLKLRMGLQGVKLPGFALDSPVFQDDVAGIGASWKVNDAVSVTGLWMRLLNDNWAGDNSTPASYMDNFDLFALTVPVTLDGLKLTPWGMGGAMGPNSLMPATITNMPGGSKKVALTNPITGQAIDGLELRDGLYPAAFSSRKSASKLWNDSYSSMYWGGLTGQWTGFDPLRVSWDFIYGSVDNGRDDLNRKGWFGMLLAEYACNWGLPGLYGWYFSGDDDNPNNGSERLPYLATTNNLTNSLSTFGYRGNPIMGGGKGVLGVNPSGTWGVGARLKDVSFLEDLSHTLRVNYFGGTNDTKMASYITGRQATDASGRQIYRNNTDFNSFGTYLTTADTGMEVNLDSKYKAAENLTFILELGYIHLWLDNDVWGHYQNISGDSLNVKDAWKASLNIVYSF from the coding sequence ATGATGAAAAAGCTGGGCATACTACTTTTGGCAGCAGGGTTGCTGCTCGGAAGCGCTCCCCAGTGCAGGGCGATCAATTTTGACGTCAAGGGCAGCTGGCAGTTTGCCTTTGACTACATCAACGGCGGCAATTTCATGGGCAAGGACCGTACCGGCAATCACGTGACGGGACAGCAGTGGGCCGCGATGCACCAGCAGAGGGACGAATTCGAGGCTATCCAGCGGCTGCATCTGCAGCTGCAGGCCAAAGCCTCGGAAGACCTTGCCGGTACCGTCTTTTTTGAAATCGGCGAACAACGCTGGGGCATGGCTGCACAGGGCGGAGCGCTGGGCTCTGACGGCAACAACGTGGTCAAGGTCAAAAATGCTTACATTGACTGGCTTGTGCCCAACACCCCTCTCAAGCTTCGCATGGGTCTGCAGGGTGTAAAACTGCCCGGATTTGCCCTGGACAGCCCTGTTTTTCAGGATGATGTGGCAGGCATTGGGGCATCATGGAAGGTAAACGACGCCGTCAGCGTCACCGGATTATGGATGCGCCTGCTCAACGACAACTGGGCTGGCGACAACTCGACGCCTGCCAGTTACATGGACAATTTCGACCTGTTTGCCTTGACAGTGCCCGTGACGCTGGACGGCCTCAAGCTTACACCGTGGGGCATGGGCGGAGCCATGGGGCCCAACAGCCTCATGCCCGCCACCATTACCAACATGCCCGGCGGCAGCAAAAAAGTGGCCCTTACCAACCCGATAACCGGTCAGGCCATCGACGGTCTGGAGCTACGCGACGGCCTCTACCCGGCGGCCTTCAGCTCGCGCAAGTCTGCCTCCAAGCTGTGGAACGACAGCTACAGCAGCATGTACTGGGGCGGGCTGACCGGGCAATGGACAGGCTTTGATCCGCTCAGGGTATCGTGGGACTTTATTTATGGCAGCGTCGACAACGGCAGGGACGACCTCAACCGCAAGGGCTGGTTTGGCATGCTGCTGGCCGAATACGCCTGCAACTGGGGCCTTCCCGGTCTGTACGGCTGGTACTTCAGCGGCGATGACGACAACCCCAACAACGGGTCTGAACGTCTGCCCTATCTTGCCACCACCAACAACCTGACCAATTCCCTTTCCACATTCGGCTATCGGGGCAACCCCATCATGGGCGGCGGCAAGGGCGTGCTGGGCGTGAACCCCAGCGGCACATGGGGCGTTGGCGCGCGGCTCAAGGACGTGAGCTTTCTTGAAGACCTCAGCCACACCCTGCGCGTCAACTATTTTGGCGGCACCAACGACACAAAAATGGCCTCATACATCACCGGGCGGCAAGCCACGGATGCTTCAGGCAGACAAATTTACCGCAACAACACTGACTTCAACTCGTTCGGCACGTATCTCACCACAGCCGACACGGGCATGGAAGTCAACCTCGACAGCAAGTACAAGGCGGCGGAAAACCTGACGTTTATTCTGGAGCTAGGCTATATCCACCTTTGGTTGGACAATGACGTATGGGGCCATTATCAGAACATCTCCGGTGACAGCCTCAATGTCAAGGATGCATGGAAGGCATCGTTAAATATTGTCTATTCATTCTAA
- a CDS encoding ArsR/SmtB family transcription factor, which produces MKTTYLNTLPDHWQPVAAVFAAMGDTTRQRILLLFEPGEELSIKDIAAMFDYGRSTIVHHLAVLEKAGVLAMRREGRQALYSVRHDIVLDSLEKLRLFIEEDLHA; this is translated from the coding sequence ATGAAAACAACGTACCTGAACACCCTCCCTGACCACTGGCAGCCCGTGGCGGCGGTTTTTGCGGCCATGGGCGATACCACCCGTCAGCGTATACTGTTGTTGTTTGAGCCGGGGGAGGAGCTTTCCATCAAGGATATTGCCGCAATGTTCGATTATGGCCGTTCGACCATTGTGCACCATCTGGCTGTGCTGGAAAAAGCCGGGGTTCTCGCCATGCGGCGCGAAGGCCGACAGGCCCTGTATTCTGTACGCCACGATATTGTGCTGGATTCTCTGGAAAAGCTCCGCCTGTTTATAGAAGAAGACCTCCATGCCTAA
- a CDS encoding aryl-sulfate sulfotransferase, whose translation MGHPTIYPTGVTVFKPEKCWGGYTIFQAQELGAVLIDMNGHEINVWKGVHGMPNKILPGGYLVTSRGRRSGKFSVQDGLDVVQVDWDGNIVWKFDQNEFIEDPGYPGRWIARYHHDFQREGNPVGYYAPGMEPKVLEGKTLILAHRNVRNSAISDKQLLDDLILEVDWNGDILWEWSCHEHFAEMGFREGPKNTLCRNPNYRPTQPEGMGDWMHINSMSVLGPNKWYDAGDERFHPDNIIVDGREANIIFIISKATGKITWKIGPDYDTSPELKAIGWIIGQHHAHMVPHGLPGAGNILVFDNGGWGGYDVPNPGAPTGVKAALRDHSRVLEIDPVSLKIVWQYTPKEAGFLEPMDSNRFYSPFISGMQRLPNGNTLITEGSDGRVFEVTPDHEIVWEFISPYWGKHVPMNMTYRAYRVPYEWVPQVQKPAETPIEPLNVSTFRVPGAAAAGDRAKEVTVEGCQPYEGSNALCVASVEDPKD comes from the coding sequence ATGGGTCATCCGACAATTTACCCCACAGGAGTTACCGTTTTCAAACCGGAAAAATGCTGGGGCGGGTACACTATTTTTCAGGCTCAGGAACTTGGCGCTGTGCTTATTGACATGAATGGTCATGAAATAAATGTCTGGAAGGGCGTGCACGGCATGCCCAATAAAATTCTTCCCGGCGGTTACCTTGTAACCAGCCGAGGCCGTCGCAGTGGCAAATTCAGTGTGCAGGACGGACTTGATGTTGTCCAGGTCGATTGGGACGGAAACATCGTATGGAAATTTGATCAGAATGAATTTATTGAAGATCCTGGCTACCCTGGCCGCTGGATTGCCCGTTACCATCACGACTTTCAGCGCGAGGGCAACCCCGTGGGCTACTATGCCCCCGGCATGGAACCCAAGGTGCTTGAGGGCAAAACCCTTATTCTGGCCCACAGAAATGTGAGAAATAGCGCAATAAGCGACAAGCAGCTGCTTGACGACCTGATTCTTGAGGTGGACTGGAACGGCGACATCCTCTGGGAGTGGTCGTGCCACGAGCACTTTGCCGAAATGGGCTTCCGCGAAGGGCCCAAAAACACCCTTTGCCGCAACCCCAACTATCGACCCACCCAGCCCGAAGGCATGGGCGACTGGATGCACATCAACTCCATGTCCGTGCTTGGGCCCAACAAATGGTACGACGCGGGCGACGAGCGCTTTCACCCCGACAACATCATTGTGGACGGGCGCGAGGCCAACATCATCTTTATCATCAGCAAGGCGACCGGCAAAATCACCTGGAAGATAGGGCCGGACTACGACACATCCCCCGAGCTCAAGGCCATCGGCTGGATTATCGGCCAGCACCATGCGCACATGGTGCCCCACGGTCTGCCCGGCGCTGGCAACATCCTTGTTTTCGACAACGGCGGCTGGGGCGGCTACGACGTGCCCAACCCCGGCGCGCCCACGGGCGTCAAGGCCGCGCTGCGCGACCACTCGCGCGTGCTCGAGATAGACCCTGTCTCCCTCAAGATCGTCTGGCAGTACACCCCAAAAGAAGCCGGATTTCTCGAACCCATGGACAGCAACCGCTTTTACAGCCCCTTTATCAGCGGCATGCAGCGCCTGCCCAACGGCAATACCCTTATCACCGAGGGGTCTGACGGCCGCGTTTTTGAGGTTACCCCAGACCACGAAATCGTGTGGGAATTCATTTCGCCATACTGGGGCAAGCATGTGCCCATGAACATGACCTACCGCGCCTACCGCGTGCCCTACGAATGGGTGCCGCAGGTGCAAAAACCTGCCGAAACGCCCATCGAGCCGCTCAATGTCTCCACATTCCGCGTGCCGGGGGCTGCCGCCGCAGGCGATCGCGCCAAGGAAGTAACGGTTGAAGGCTGCCAGCCCTACGAGGGCAGCAACGCGCTTTGCGTGGCCTCGGTGGAAGACCCCAAGGACTGA
- a CDS encoding LacI family DNA-binding transcriptional regulator, translating to MAALTGNNQRLRHTAAKKVTLAHVAKAAGVSQATVSMILNGREGVSFADETVTAVFAAAENLGYRVGRRSLGGAAIPTVLVVAPNVTNPYYSTVIQAIQQAAVLRGYATCIYTTYRSLENEQEALRFARSMGMAGVVFAMLAHPEAILAKADRKLPMVVIGDRRQDLNVDTVELNNYDAGSLIARHMHDLGHRHLAYISTTLDEANPIRTQRLQGLRDTFGQLCPQGSVLVKCRDITPETELENLQIEHVVGLELTRKCLDDKKITAFVAVNDMVAYGVIDAVREAGFTIPGDYSVCGFDNIFPSGFAGVALTTVEHYMRDKGCNALEILHNKIIGAASGRNITRVEYSHKLIARASTASPRTEPGAAAEPGEAC from the coding sequence ATGGCGGCTCTAACAGGCAACAATCAGCGGCTCAGACATACCGCAGCAAAAAAGGTTACCCTGGCTCATGTGGCCAAGGCGGCGGGTGTCTCGCAGGCCACGGTTTCAATGATTCTTAATGGACGGGAGGGCGTTTCGTTTGCCGATGAGACCGTAACCGCCGTTTTTGCAGCGGCGGAAAACCTGGGCTATCGGGTGGGGCGGCGGTCCCTTGGGGGCGCAGCCATCCCGACGGTGCTTGTGGTGGCCCCCAATGTCACCAACCCCTATTATTCAACGGTTATTCAGGCCATCCAGCAGGCCGCCGTGCTCAGGGGCTACGCCACCTGCATCTATACAACCTACCGCAGTCTGGAAAACGAGCAGGAAGCCTTGCGGTTTGCCCGCAGCATGGGCATGGCGGGGGTTGTCTTTGCCATGCTGGCGCATCCCGAAGCCATATTGGCCAAGGCTGACCGCAAGTTGCCCATGGTCGTCATTGGCGACAGACGGCAAGACCTCAACGTGGATACGGTGGAGCTGAACAACTATGATGCGGGCAGCCTCATTGCCCGACACATGCACGATCTGGGGCACCGGCATCTGGCCTATATTTCCACCACGCTGGACGAGGCCAACCCCATCCGCACCCAGCGGCTGCAGGGCCTGCGCGACACCTTTGGCCAGTTGTGCCCCCAGGGCAGCGTGCTTGTAAAATGCCGGGACATCACCCCGGAGACAGAGCTGGAAAATTTGCAGATAGAGCACGTCGTGGGCCTCGAGCTGACGCGCAAGTGCCTGGATGACAAAAAAATAACCGCCTTTGTGGCGGTAAACGACATGGTGGCCTACGGGGTTATCGACGCGGTGCGCGAGGCCGGGTTTACCATACCTGGCGACTACAGCGTTTGCGGCTTTGACAATATCTTTCCCTCGGGCTTTGCGGGCGTGGCCCTGACCACGGTGGAGCACTATATGCGGGATAAGGGGTGCAACGCCCTGGAAATTTTGCATAATAAAATTATAGGGGCCGCCTCAGGCCGCAACATCACGCGGGTGGAATACAGCCATAAGCTGATTGCGCGGGCGTCAACCGCATCGCCGCGCACGGAGCCGGGGGCGGCAGCGGAGCCCGGCGAAGCCTGCTGA
- a CDS encoding SLC13 family permease codes for MLIKTSDLTPGLLAKWAVNLALPLALYFFLPRSESLTQPMVVFLAVTLWAIVAWALDTLNEIAVGILLPILYVLLCGIGQKVVFSPWLSEVPIIVIGGFTLGKIIQVTGLGKRIALTCVKLTGGSFAGALAGITLGAAVVSPLVPSIMGKAAIFCAVAVSLCDALDFKPKSREATAVVLGTCLAVGATKLGYLTGAGDLVMGMGIVDKVMGIHTSWLEYAKFNFLPAMLYTAMSLGIVLLVLRSSVNKSVLCAVVQQKHAELGDITDEQKRALILLCLTLVLLATDKLHHMSAGSVLVIITALAFMPGVGLMDGKRMGSINFAPLFFIMGCMAIGSAGGFLKVTHWLAGLVLPLFSDAGACMASVCSYIVGVALNFLLTPLAATSTLSAPITELGMQMGLDPRLLYFSFQYGLDNLIFPYEYALYLYFFSSGYINFREMVLVMALRMLLTGVFVAFVAMPYWRMVG; via the coding sequence ATGCTTATCAAGACATCCGACCTGACGCCCGGGCTGCTGGCCAAGTGGGCCGTCAACCTGGCGCTGCCTCTGGCGCTCTATTTTTTTCTTCCCCGTAGCGAAAGCCTCACCCAGCCCATGGTGGTTTTTTTGGCCGTTACCCTGTGGGCTATCGTGGCCTGGGCTCTGGATACGCTGAACGAGATTGCCGTGGGCATTTTGTTGCCCATCCTCTATGTGCTGCTGTGCGGCATTGGCCAAAAAGTTGTTTTTTCGCCCTGGCTCTCCGAGGTGCCCATCATCGTTATTGGCGGTTTTACCCTGGGCAAAATCATTCAGGTTACCGGCCTCGGCAAGCGCATAGCCCTGACCTGCGTCAAACTCACGGGCGGCAGTTTTGCCGGCGCGCTTGCGGGCATTACCCTTGGCGCTGCGGTGGTATCGCCGCTTGTGCCCTCCATCATGGGCAAGGCGGCCATTTTTTGCGCTGTGGCGGTGAGCCTGTGCGACGCCCTGGATTTTAAGCCCAAAAGCCGGGAGGCAACCGCCGTGGTGCTTGGCACCTGCCTTGCCGTGGGCGCGACCAAGCTGGGCTACCTCACGGGAGCGGGCGATCTGGTCATGGGCATGGGTATTGTGGACAAGGTCATGGGCATCCACACGAGCTGGCTTGAGTACGCCAAGTTCAACTTTCTCCCTGCCATGCTGTACACGGCCATGTCGCTGGGCATTGTGTTGCTGGTGCTGCGCAGCTCGGTAAACAAAAGCGTTTTATGCGCGGTGGTTCAGCAAAAGCACGCCGAGCTGGGCGACATTACCGACGAACAAAAACGGGCGCTTATTCTGCTTTGTCTCACCCTGGTGCTGCTTGCCACCGACAAGCTGCACCACATGAGCGCAGGATCAGTGCTGGTCATCATTACAGCGCTGGCCTTCATGCCCGGTGTGGGGCTTATGGACGGCAAGCGCATGGGCTCAATCAATTTTGCGCCGCTGTTCTTTATTATGGGCTGCATGGCCATTGGCAGCGCCGGCGGTTTTCTTAAGGTCACACACTGGCTGGCAGGCCTTGTGTTGCCGCTGTTCAGCGATGCTGGCGCATGCATGGCCTCTGTATGCTCGTACATTGTGGGCGTCGCGCTCAACTTTTTGCTCACGCCGCTTGCGGCTACCTCCACCCTTTCAGCCCCTATTACCGAGCTGGGCATGCAGATGGGGCTGGACCCGCGCCTGCTGTATTTTTCATTCCAGTACGGTCTGGACAACCTGATATTCCCCTATGAATACGCGCTGTACCTCTACTTTTTCAGCAGCGGCTACATCAACTTTAGAGAAATGGTTCTGGTCATGGCATTACGCATGCTGTTGACAGGCGTGTTTGTGGCCTTTGTGGCCATGCCTTACTGGCGCATGGTTGGATAG
- a CDS encoding aryl-sulfate sulfotransferase translates to MTMKFRASICLLAGLLALGLAAQAPAYEVHDGPTGVIKLVPEKVFKGYTLFAPTVKCTTTYLMDMNGDVVHTWKSKYPPGLYAVLLPNGNLLRAAAPKDQPVKIGGAGGIIEELDWNSNVVWSYAMLTENEIQHHCFDRMPNGNTMILGWERKTPAEFQAKGRKPGTWPEEVKIKGQAVRDFWVDFVREVDKNGKTVWEWHAWDHIGTGPDQLDINFALPTPVGPGYDSFDWTHFNTLQYLPKTDQILLNSRNFSEFYLVDKKSGKIVKRWGNPAAYGQGTRPGWYYDGTQQVFGEHNATMLPNGHVQLFDNGSERPEGNRSRVVEVDPASGKVVWQYAANGANSFFSYRQGAAERLPNGNVLVTSTHQGHLFEVTPEGEVVWEFVNPIMAGQAKPVFSDRDDAVPNAHQTFTNMIHRAYRYAPDYPGLKGRDLSVKTPLLPGYPKFFEIWKPAAAN, encoded by the coding sequence ATGACCATGAAATTTCGCGCTTCCATTTGTCTGCTTGCCGGTCTGCTGGCCCTTGGCCTCGCCGCGCAAGCGCCGGCCTATGAGGTGCATGACGGCCCCACCGGCGTCATCAAGCTTGTGCCCGAAAAAGTCTTTAAGGGGTATACGCTGTTTGCTCCCACGGTTAAGTGCACGACCACCTATCTTATGGATATGAACGGCGACGTTGTGCATACCTGGAAGAGCAAATACCCTCCAGGGCTCTATGCGGTACTGCTGCCCAACGGCAACCTGCTGCGCGCGGCAGCCCCAAAGGACCAGCCCGTCAAAATTGGCGGCGCAGGCGGCATTATTGAAGAGCTGGACTGGAACAGCAACGTGGTCTGGTCCTACGCCATGCTTACAGAGAACGAGATACAGCACCACTGTTTTGACCGCATGCCCAACGGCAACACCATGATTCTTGGCTGGGAGCGCAAAACCCCCGCCGAATTTCAGGCCAAGGGCCGCAAGCCCGGCACATGGCCTGAAGAGGTAAAAATCAAGGGGCAGGCCGTGCGCGATTTTTGGGTGGACTTTGTGCGCGAGGTGGACAAAAACGGCAAAACCGTCTGGGAATGGCATGCCTGGGACCATATCGGCACAGGGCCTGACCAGCTGGATATCAACTTTGCCCTGCCCACGCCCGTGGGGCCGGGGTACGACAGCTTTGACTGGACGCACTTCAACACCTTGCAGTATCTCCCCAAGACCGACCAGATACTGCTCAACTCGCGCAACTTCAGCGAATTCTATCTCGTCGACAAAAAGTCCGGCAAAATCGTCAAACGCTGGGGCAACCCCGCCGCCTATGGGCAGGGCACACGCCCCGGCTGGTACTATGACGGAACCCAGCAGGTCTTTGGCGAGCACAACGCCACCATGCTGCCCAACGGTCATGTGCAGCTGTTTGACAACGGTTCGGAGCGACCCGAGGGCAACCGCTCGCGCGTGGTCGAGGTTGACCCGGCCAGCGGCAAGGTTGTGTGGCAGTACGCCGCCAATGGCGCCAACAGCTTTTTCAGCTACCGTCAGGGCGCGGCCGAGCGTTTGCCCAACGGCAACGTGCTTGTGACGTCCACACATCAGGGGCACCTGTTTGAAGTTACCCCCGAGGGCGAGGTTGTGTGGGAATTTGTGAACCCCATCATGGCGGGGCAGGCCAAGCCTGTTTTTTCTGACCGCGACGATGCCGTGCCCAATGCCCACCAGACATTCACCAACATGATTCACCGGGCGTACCGCTACGCGCCGGATTACCCCGGTCTCAAGGGCAGGGATCTCAGCGTCAAGACGCCCCTGCTGCCCGGCTATCCGAAGTTTTTTGAAATCTGGAAGCCCGCTGCGGCAAACTAA